In Magnetococcales bacterium, one genomic interval encodes:
- the miaA gene encoding tRNA (adenosine(37)-N6)-dimethylallyltransferase MiaA, whose translation MTTTAPLPSPNPDTSPTPGSAPSPNLFLPPQTNLIVVLGATATGKTALGVQLARHFNGEIISADSRQVYRGMDIGTGKDLKEYGEIPYHGIDVVEPGDEFSLFDFQTLFGQAFQEIQSRQKLPILVGGTGLYLEAVLLDYHLPRAPKNQALREELAPLDLTILQNRLKRARPTQHNTTDLIDRERLIRAIEIAEANAPPPPQTHPTPPLKPLVLGIRFERTQLRKRITQRLKARMQEGFIEEVARLHQEGVSFKTLEAFGLEYRFAALHLQGQLNRNDMFQKLNSAIHQFAKRQETWFRRMEKRGIVIHWLPGDGEPFEACLEFLNVETHTAETKHFTRNQAIREHGPQAFWDTP comes from the coding sequence ATGACAACCACTGCCCCACTCCCATCCCCGAACCCGGACACATCCCCGACGCCAGGCTCAGCCCCATCACCAAACCTTTTCCTGCCCCCTCAGACCAATCTGATCGTGGTGCTGGGGGCTACGGCGACGGGAAAGACCGCCTTGGGGGTTCAGCTCGCCCGCCACTTCAACGGGGAGATCATCTCCGCTGATTCCAGGCAGGTCTATCGGGGGATGGATATCGGCACGGGCAAGGATCTCAAGGAGTATGGGGAGATCCCCTACCACGGCATTGATGTGGTGGAGCCGGGGGATGAATTCAGCCTGTTTGATTTTCAGACTCTCTTCGGCCAGGCTTTTCAGGAGATCCAAAGCCGCCAAAAATTACCGATTCTGGTAGGCGGGACCGGGCTCTACCTGGAAGCGGTCCTGCTGGATTATCACCTCCCCAGAGCCCCAAAAAATCAAGCCCTGCGGGAAGAGCTGGCCCCCCTGGATTTAACGATCCTTCAAAACCGACTGAAACGCGCCCGCCCCACCCAGCACAACACCACCGACCTCATCGACCGGGAGCGACTCATCCGCGCCATCGAAATAGCTGAAGCCAATGCCCCCCCTCCCCCCCAAACCCATCCAACTCCCCCCCTCAAACCCCTGGTACTGGGAATCCGCTTCGAACGCACGCAGCTGCGCAAGCGCATCACCCAACGCCTGAAAGCGCGCATGCAGGAAGGATTTATCGAAGAGGTGGCCAGGCTCCATCAGGAAGGGGTCTCCTTCAAAACCCTGGAAGCCTTCGGCCTGGAATATCGCTTCGCAGCTCTCCACCTCCAGGGCCAGCTCAACCGCAACGACATGTTCCAAAAGTTAAACTCCGCCATCCACCAATTTGCCAAACGCCAGGAGACCTGGTTTCGCAGGATGGAAAAGCGGGGGATTGTCATTCATTGGTTGCCGGGGGATGGGGAACCTTTTGAGGCATGTCTTGAATTTTTAAATGTGGAAACCCATACCGCTGAAACCAAGCACTTCACCCGGAACCAAGCCATCCGGGAACATGGCCCCCAAGCCTTTTGGGACACGCCCTAG
- a CDS encoding SUMF1/EgtB/PvdO family nonheme iron enzyme, protein MENGSTLADGRYTILEQLGQGTLGPSYLAREARSGIPVVIKPMPQEVTREERELGELIRHFQLVHSLEHPHIASAHTLEYDAAKSFHFLVLEHVEGLNLQDFLSSQPEGKVPVSVASGIVRQLADALDFTHRTTLHRNLKPENIILGPKGDIKLLDFQLVSDKILAACATTGAKGRRRTQHYMAPEYYYGFPPPGPAADRYALAAIFHELVSGRPPFQSEDFQELRNAVCKADPTPLKELSRRQNSLLMQSLAKDPGNRPATAGEFASAVNPPLFASSGLPWKSAILVGLLLAGGYLWHTRPPTTENPSTPVATILERFQPPPPVVEPPAPAKVNEVNKTATRDNTLVLRIRSRPGGAKVLLDGKPLGNTPFVTGRVPVGNHLLRLEKQNYQPFEMDVNLSADTIVDLSLDPLPPDTSPVERESPTQMAMAGSSASAKSSQKAGLTRSKTKSGGQQSTASAAPSRDSRKTASKTTGTTKSDQSQEKVTQSAQHASNQTQKAQQAAQKKEATQKAAQEAEQAAQREDRIDDLVARAEADLDAWRLSHPPGNNALEKFRQVLDLDPNNTLANDGLKRIVNRYLDLARNAGEDMARVERHLELASAIIPDDPGIALFREELIEGPTADEQDPTAGHEEVQELLAEARQDMRSLRLTRPEGENALEKYEAVLKLDPGNSEAQAGIDHIVAKLVPLARADLNSQRLTRPKGRNALHKYRQILRLDPDNPDGRAGVAVIVEQLLTLAEVDITQKRLSQPEGNNAFFKYRTVLELDPGNQKANEGLQRIANRYHEMAQKEEPGSKSRKWFRGLAKAVLAKQSDATSSSEVTPVAAAKSTSRSQRTRATQTYGSRSSSSSRIEASAETDTETTTGQTSRNKSQTKTSTATSGIKTAPPADPKTVQRLLDQGRKYLYANRLTRPEGENALDSYQKALYLDPDNSRGKAGLTIIAKRLVAFGDKDLAASRLTRPPGRNALARYTKALEIDPDNEQAKQGINAIVENYLARADRAGSTNPQSASQYLDRAEAISPQDPRIRQAREKWGLEVRDNWSSRESTPEEVMADSPPLRADEESFFPEETTSDEADLATENLPVEQSPEEVDRESASPPLYNPPSNQLWRDATTGMAFVQIPGGCDKMGSNHGDFDEAPVHDICLDSYWMGRHEVTQGQWNAVMGAGNNPSKFRQGDNYPVETVSWKDVQGFIQRLNTMGPDQFRLPTEAEWEFACRVGKAAPFHFGGTITASQANYNGTYTYKNESPGEYRRATTPVGQFPPNGFGLFDLHGNVYEWVADQYEKDYYGNSPRDNPQGGNSLDDFRILRGGAWYSNPGNLRCSYRYRGRADNRNYGNGFRLVRLDDQP, encoded by the coding sequence ATGGAAAACGGCAGCACCCTGGCGGATGGCCGCTATACCATTCTGGAACAACTGGGCCAGGGCACCCTGGGGCCTAGCTATCTGGCTCGGGAAGCCCGCTCGGGCATCCCCGTGGTGATCAAACCCATGCCCCAGGAAGTGACCCGTGAAGAGCGGGAGCTGGGGGAGTTGATTCGCCATTTTCAGCTGGTCCACTCTCTGGAACACCCCCATATCGCCTCGGCCCACACCCTGGAATATGATGCCGCCAAAAGCTTCCATTTTTTGGTGTTGGAACATGTCGAAGGGTTGAACCTCCAGGATTTTCTCAGCTCCCAACCGGAAGGCAAGGTTCCGGTTTCGGTGGCTTCGGGCATCGTTCGGCAGCTGGCGGATGCCCTGGATTTTACCCACCGCACCACCCTGCATCGCAATCTCAAGCCCGAAAACATCATTCTGGGCCCCAAGGGGGATATCAAACTTCTCGATTTTCAGCTGGTCTCCGACAAAATTCTCGCTGCTTGCGCCACCACCGGCGCCAAAGGTCGGCGGCGCACCCAGCACTATATGGCGCCGGAATACTATTATGGTTTCCCCCCCCCCGGCCCCGCCGCAGACCGCTATGCCCTGGCGGCGATCTTTCACGAATTGGTCTCCGGACGTCCCCCCTTTCAATCGGAAGATTTTCAGGAGCTGCGCAACGCCGTCTGCAAAGCCGACCCCACCCCCCTCAAAGAGCTGAGTCGTCGGCAAAACAGTCTGCTCATGCAGTCCCTGGCCAAGGATCCGGGCAATCGTCCTGCGACGGCTGGGGAGTTTGCCAGTGCGGTCAATCCCCCCCTCTTCGCCTCTTCAGGACTCCCCTGGAAATCGGCCATATTGGTGGGGCTGCTCCTGGCCGGGGGATATCTATGGCATACCCGCCCGCCAACCACCGAAAATCCATCCACCCCGGTCGCCACCATTCTGGAGCGGTTTCAGCCCCCACCTCCCGTGGTGGAGCCCCCCGCTCCCGCCAAGGTCAATGAGGTCAATAAGACCGCTACCCGGGATAACACCCTGGTGCTGAGAATTCGCAGCCGTCCCGGTGGCGCCAAAGTTTTGCTGGATGGCAAACCCCTGGGCAACACCCCCTTTGTGACCGGACGGGTGCCGGTGGGCAATCATCTGCTGCGTCTGGAAAAACAGAATTATCAACCCTTTGAAATGGATGTCAATCTGTCAGCGGACACCATCGTTGACTTGAGCCTCGATCCTCTGCCACCCGACACCTCCCCCGTTGAACGAGAGAGCCCCACCCAGATGGCGATGGCGGGATCATCGGCTTCGGCCAAATCCTCTCAAAAGGCAGGGCTGACGAGATCGAAGACAAAGAGCGGTGGGCAACAATCGACGGCTTCGGCAGCTCCAAGCAGAGACAGCCGGAAAACCGCGTCGAAAACCACTGGAACCACGAAAAGCGACCAAAGCCAGGAAAAAGTCACCCAATCGGCGCAACACGCCTCAAACCAAACTCAAAAAGCGCAACAGGCTGCCCAGAAAAAAGAGGCCACTCAAAAGGCCGCCCAAGAAGCTGAGCAAGCGGCTCAAAGGGAAGATCGTATTGACGATCTGGTAGCCCGGGCTGAAGCCGATCTGGATGCCTGGCGTCTCTCCCATCCACCGGGAAACAACGCCCTGGAAAAATTTCGTCAGGTTCTGGATCTTGATCCCAACAACACCCTGGCCAACGACGGCCTCAAACGCATCGTCAACCGCTATCTCGATCTGGCCCGCAACGCCGGAGAGGATATGGCCCGGGTGGAACGCCATCTGGAGCTGGCCAGCGCCATTATTCCCGATGATCCCGGCATTGCCCTCTTCCGGGAAGAGTTGATTGAAGGCCCCACCGCCGACGAGCAAGACCCCACTGCCGGGCATGAGGAAGTTCAGGAACTTTTGGCCGAAGCCCGACAGGATATGCGCTCGTTGCGCCTGACCCGTCCAGAGGGGGAAAATGCCCTGGAAAAATATGAGGCCGTACTCAAGCTGGATCCAGGCAACAGCGAAGCCCAAGCAGGCATCGACCATATCGTCGCCAAGCTGGTTCCCCTGGCCCGGGCTGACCTGAACTCCCAGCGCCTCACCCGGCCCAAGGGTCGAAACGCTCTACACAAATATCGCCAGATTTTGCGGCTTGACCCCGACAATCCCGATGGTCGGGCAGGTGTTGCGGTGATCGTCGAACAGCTCCTGACCCTGGCCGAGGTGGACATCACTCAAAAACGCCTCTCCCAGCCGGAAGGCAACAACGCCTTTTTCAAATATCGCACGGTCCTGGAGCTGGATCCCGGCAACCAAAAGGCCAATGAAGGGTTGCAGCGTATCGCCAACCGCTACCATGAAATGGCCCAAAAAGAAGAGCCGGGCTCCAAAAGCCGTAAGTGGTTCCGGGGACTTGCCAAGGCGGTTTTGGCCAAACAGTCCGATGCCACCTCCTCTTCGGAAGTCACCCCGGTGGCTGCTGCCAAATCCACCTCCCGCTCTCAACGAACACGAGCCACCCAAACCTATGGAAGTCGCTCCAGCAGCTCTTCCAGAATCGAAGCCTCCGCTGAAACTGACACGGAGACAACAACGGGTCAAACTTCCCGGAACAAGAGCCAGACCAAAACCTCTACCGCAACATCCGGGATAAAAACAGCCCCACCAGCTGATCCGAAGACGGTGCAAAGGCTCCTGGACCAAGGCCGCAAATATCTGTATGCCAACCGCCTGACCCGACCGGAAGGCGAAAACGCCCTCGACAGCTATCAGAAGGCGCTCTATCTCGACCCCGACAACAGCCGGGGCAAGGCGGGGCTCACCATCATCGCCAAACGTCTGGTAGCTTTTGGCGACAAGGATCTGGCCGCGAGCAGGCTCACCCGTCCCCCCGGAAGAAACGCCCTGGCCCGCTACACCAAAGCCCTGGAGATCGACCCGGATAACGAGCAGGCCAAACAGGGCATCAACGCCATTGTGGAAAACTATCTGGCACGGGCCGACCGGGCCGGAAGCACCAACCCACAGAGTGCCAGCCAATATCTGGATCGCGCTGAAGCGATCTCCCCCCAGGATCCACGGATTCGCCAAGCCCGGGAAAAGTGGGGGCTTGAGGTGCGTGATAACTGGTCCTCCCGGGAATCGACCCCGGAAGAGGTGATGGCCGACAGCCCCCCCTTAAGAGCGGATGAGGAGAGCTTCTTTCCTGAAGAGACAACCTCGGACGAAGCGGATCTGGCGACTGAAAACCTGCCGGTAGAACAATCCCCCGAAGAAGTGGATCGGGAGAGCGCCTCCCCCCCCCTCTACAACCCGCCATCAAACCAGCTCTGGCGTGATGCCACCACCGGCATGGCTTTTGTCCAAATCCCCGGAGGCTGTGATAAAATGGGCAGCAACCACGGCGATTTCGACGAAGCCCCCGTACATGATATCTGTCTGGACAGCTACTGGATGGGTCGTCATGAGGTCACCCAGGGACAGTGGAATGCGGTGATGGGGGCTGGCAACAACCCCTCCAAATTTCGTCAGGGGGACAACTACCCGGTGGAGACGGTCTCCTGGAAGGATGTGCAGGGTTTCATTCAAAGACTCAACACCATGGGGCCGGACCAATTCCGCCTGCCGACTGAAGCGGAGTGGGAGTTTGCCTGCCGGGTGGGCAAGGCGGCCCCCTTTCATTTTGGTGGCACAATCACCGCAAGCCAGGCCAACTATAACGGCACCTACACCTATAAAAATGAAAGCCCCGGGGAATACCGCCGAGCCACCACCCCGGTGGGACAATTCCCCCCCAACGGCTTCGGCCTGTTCGATCTTCACGGCAATGTCTATGAATGGGTGGCGGACCAATACGAAAAAGATTACTATGGAAACTCCCCCAGAGATAATCCCCAAGGAGGCAACAGCCTCGATGACTTTCGCATCTTGCGCGGGGGAGCGTGGTACAGCAATCCCGGCAACCTGCGTTGCAGCTACCGCTATCGGGGGCGCGCCGATAATAGAAACTACGGCAACGGCTTTCGCCTGGTCCGACTGGATGACCAACCCTGA